The following are encoded together in the Citrobacter arsenatis genome:
- the scpA gene encoding methylmalonyl-CoA mutase translates to MANVQEWQTLANKELSRREKTVESLERQTAEGIAIKPLYTEADLDNLEVTGTLPGLPPYVRGPRATMYTAQPWTIRQYAGFSTAKESNAFYRRNLAAGQKGLSVAFDLATHRGYDSDNPRVAGDVGKAGVAIDTVEDMKVLFDQIPLDKMSVSMTMNGAVLPVLAFYIVAAEEQGVTPEQLTGTIQNDILKEYLCRNTYIYPPKPSMRIIADIIAWCSGNMPRFNTISISGYHMGEAGANCVQQVAFTLADGIEYIKAALSAGLKIDDFAPRLSFFFGIGMDLFMNVAMLRAARYLWSEAVSSFGATNPKSLALRTHCQTSGWSLTEQDPYNNVVRTTIEALGATLGGTQSLHTNAFDEALGLPTDFSARIARNTQIIIQEESEICRTVDPLAGSYYVESLTDQIVKQARTIIKQIDEAGGMAKAIEAGLPKRMIEEASAREQSLIDQGKRVIVGVNKYKLDKEDETSVLEIDNVKVRNEQIASLKHIRNTRDNDAVKAALSALTHAAQHSENLLAAAVNAARVRATLGEISDALEVAFDRYLVPSQCVTGVIAQSYHQSDKSADEFDAIVAQTEQFLAENGRRPRILIAKMGQDGHDRGAKVIASAYSDLGFDVDLSPMFSTPEEIARLAVENDVHVIGASSLAAGHKTLIPELVTALKKWGREDICVVAGGVIPPQDYAFLHEHGVAAIYGPGTPMLDSVRDVLTLISQHHD, encoded by the coding sequence ATGGCAAACGTGCAGGAGTGGCAAACACTCGCCAATAAAGAACTCAGTCGACGGGAAAAAACCGTCGAGTCGCTGGAAAGACAGACGGCGGAAGGGATTGCCATCAAGCCGCTGTACACCGAAGCGGACCTCGATAACCTGGAAGTCACGGGCACCCTGCCCGGTCTGCCGCCATACGTGCGCGGCCCGCGCGCCACCATGTATACCGCGCAGCCGTGGACCATTCGTCAGTACGCCGGTTTCTCAACCGCCAAAGAGTCCAACGCCTTTTACCGCCGCAACCTCGCCGCCGGGCAAAAGGGACTTTCGGTCGCCTTTGACCTTGCCACCCATCGTGGCTATGACTCTGACAACCCGCGCGTGGCGGGGGATGTCGGCAAAGCGGGCGTGGCGATCGATACCGTCGAAGATATGAAGGTGCTGTTCGACCAAATCCCGCTGGATAAGATGTCGGTATCAATGACCATGAACGGCGCGGTGCTGCCGGTATTGGCGTTTTATATCGTCGCGGCAGAAGAACAAGGCGTAACGCCGGAACAGCTCACCGGGACCATTCAGAACGATATTCTGAAAGAGTACCTGTGCCGCAATACCTACATTTATCCGCCAAAGCCTTCGATGCGCATTATCGCCGACATCATAGCCTGGTGCTCCGGCAACATGCCGCGCTTTAACACCATCAGCATCAGTGGCTATCACATGGGGGAAGCCGGAGCGAACTGCGTGCAGCAGGTGGCGTTTACGCTGGCAGACGGTATTGAATACATCAAAGCCGCGTTGTCCGCCGGACTGAAAATTGATGACTTCGCCCCGCGCCTGTCGTTCTTCTTCGGCATCGGCATGGATCTGTTTATGAATGTCGCCATGCTGCGCGCGGCGCGGTATTTGTGGAGCGAAGCGGTCAGCAGCTTTGGCGCGACCAACCCGAAATCTCTCGCTCTACGTACCCACTGCCAGACGTCCGGCTGGAGCCTGACCGAGCAGGACCCGTACAACAACGTGGTACGTACTACTATTGAAGCGCTCGGCGCCACACTTGGCGGCACCCAGTCGCTGCATACCAATGCTTTTGATGAAGCGCTCGGTCTGCCCACCGATTTCTCCGCCCGTATTGCGCGTAATACGCAGATCATCATTCAGGAAGAATCAGAGATCTGCCGCACCGTTGATCCGCTGGCCGGATCGTATTACGTCGAGTCACTCACCGATCAAATCGTGAAGCAGGCGCGCACGATCATCAAACAGATTGATGAGGCAGGCGGCATGGCGAAGGCGATCGAAGCCGGACTGCCTAAACGGATGATCGAAGAAGCTTCCGCGCGCGAACAGTCGCTGATCGACCAGGGTAAACGCGTTATCGTCGGTGTGAACAAGTACAAGTTGGATAAAGAAGACGAGACGTCGGTACTGGAGATCGACAACGTGAAGGTGCGCAACGAGCAGATTGCCTCGCTGAAACATATCCGCAACACCCGCGACAACGATGCCGTCAAAGCCGCGCTATCCGCGCTAACCCACGCTGCGCAGCATAGTGAAAACCTGCTGGCCGCCGCCGTTAACGCCGCCCGCGTTCGCGCCACGCTCGGTGAAATCTCCGACGCGCTGGAAGTTGCGTTTGACCGCTATCTGGTTCCCAGCCAGTGCGTCACCGGGGTGATTGCGCAAAGCTATCACCAGTCTGATAAATCCGCCGATGAGTTCGACGCCATCGTTGCGCAAACCGAACAGTTCCTCGCGGAAAATGGTCGCCGCCCGCGCATTCTGATCGCTAAGATGGGCCAGGATGGCCACGATCGTGGTGCGAAGGTGATCGCCAGCGCCTACTCCGATCTCGGTTTCGATGTCGATCTCAGTCCGATGTTCTCCACGCCGGAAGAGATCGCCCGTCTGGCAGTAGAAAACGATGTTCATGTGATTGGTGCCTCATCGCTGGCGGCAGGCCATAAAACGCTGATCCCGGAACTGGTTACCGCACTCAAAAAATGGGGGCGTGAAGATATCTGCGTGGTAGCTGGAGGCGTTATTCCGCCACAGGATTACGCCTTCCTGCACGAGCATGGCGTGGCAGCCATTTATGGCCCTGGTACGCCGATGCTCGACAGCGTCCGCGATGTGTTAACCCTTATCAGTCAGCATCATGATTAA
- the meaB gene encoding methylmalonyl Co-A mutase-associated GTPase MeaB yields the protein MINAATLEDTVRRLRLGERATLAQAMTLVESNHPRHQPLSTQLLDAIMPFTGNALRLGITGTPGAGKSTFLEAFGMLLIHHGLRVAVIAVDPSSPVSGGSILGDKTRMTELARAESAFIRPVPSSGHLGGASQRARELMLLCEAAGFDVAIVETVGVGQSETEVAGMVDCFISLQIAGGGDDLQGIKKGLMEMADLVVINKDDGENHISVAIARHMYESALHILRRKYDEWQPRVLTCSALEKRGIEEVWQAITDFKTCLTVSGRLEKVRQQQAVDWLHQQAEEEALHLLFARADFDRYFQQTLQAVKNNDLSPRTGLRHISEFIQHHYFQ from the coding sequence ATGATTAACGCCGCCACGCTTGAGGATACCGTCCGCCGCCTGCGGCTCGGTGAACGGGCCACGCTCGCCCAGGCGATGACGCTGGTCGAAAGCAACCACCCGCGCCACCAGCCGCTGAGTACGCAGTTACTGGACGCGATCATGCCGTTCACCGGTAATGCCCTGCGCTTAGGGATTACCGGTACGCCGGGCGCGGGCAAGAGCACCTTCCTGGAAGCATTCGGCATGTTGCTCATCCACCACGGATTACGGGTGGCGGTGATCGCCGTCGATCCCAGCAGCCCGGTCAGCGGCGGCAGCATTCTTGGTGATAAAACCCGCATGACGGAGCTGGCCCGCGCAGAATCTGCGTTTATTCGCCCGGTCCCTTCCAGCGGTCATTTAGGCGGTGCCAGCCAGCGCGCCCGCGAATTAATGCTGCTGTGTGAAGCGGCTGGCTTTGACGTGGCGATTGTAGAAACCGTCGGCGTCGGGCAGTCAGAAACCGAAGTCGCAGGCATGGTGGATTGCTTTATCTCACTGCAAATCGCTGGCGGTGGCGACGATTTACAGGGTATCAAAAAAGGCCTGATGGAAATGGCGGATCTGGTCGTCATCAATAAAGACGACGGCGAGAACCATATCAGCGTTGCCATTGCCCGCCATATGTACGAATCCGCCCTGCACATTTTGCGCCGCAAATATGACGAGTGGCAGCCACGAGTTCTGACCTGTAGCGCCCTGGAAAAACGCGGCATTGAGGAGGTCTGGCAGGCGATAACTGACTTTAAAACATGCCTGACCGTCAGCGGTCGACTGGAAAAAGTCCGCCAGCAGCAGGCTGTGGACTGGTTACACCAGCAGGCTGAAGAAGAAGCGCTGCATCTGCTGTTTGCCCGCGCTGATTTCGACCGCTATTTCCAGCAGACGCTGCAGGCCGTCAAAAACAATGATCTTTCGCCGCGCACCGGTCTGCGGCACATCAGCGAATTTATCCAGCATCATTACTTTCAATAA
- the scpB gene encoding methylmalonyl-CoA decarboxylase yields MSYQYVNVVIIQKVAVIEFNYARKLNALSKVFIDDLMQALSDLNRADIRCIILRAPSGAKVFSAGHDIHELPTGRRDPLSYDDPLRQITRMIQKYPKPVISMVEGSVWGGAFEMIMSSDLIIAASTSTFSMTPVNLGVPYNLVGIHNLTRDAGFHIVKELIFTASPITAQRAMAVGILNHVVPVEELEDFTLQMAHHISEKAPLAIAVIKEELRVLGEAHTMNSDEFERIQGMRRAVYDSEDYQEGMNAFMEKRKPNFVGH; encoded by the coding sequence ATGTCTTATCAATACGTCAACGTGGTCATCATCCAGAAAGTCGCGGTTATTGAGTTCAATTACGCCCGTAAGCTCAATGCCCTGAGCAAAGTGTTTATTGACGATCTGATGCAGGCGCTGAGCGACCTCAATCGTGCGGACATTCGCTGCATCATTTTGCGCGCTCCGAGCGGGGCCAAAGTGTTCTCCGCCGGGCATGATATTCATGAGCTCCCCACCGGACGTCGCGATCCGCTCTCGTATGACGATCCGCTGCGCCAGATAACCCGTATGATCCAAAAATACCCGAAGCCGGTGATCTCTATGGTCGAAGGCAGCGTCTGGGGCGGTGCGTTTGAGATGATCATGAGTTCCGATCTGATCATCGCCGCCAGTACTTCCACCTTCTCAATGACTCCGGTCAACCTCGGCGTGCCGTATAACCTTGTGGGCATCCACAACCTGACTCGCGACGCTGGTTTTCACATCGTGAAGGAGCTGATTTTTACCGCCTCGCCCATCACCGCTCAACGCGCCATGGCGGTCGGGATCCTCAACCATGTCGTACCCGTCGAGGAACTGGAAGATTTCACTCTGCAAATGGCGCACCACATCTCGGAAAAAGCGCCGCTGGCAATCGCCGTCATCAAAGAAGAACTGCGCGTGCTGGGTGAAGCGCACACCATGAATTCCGATGAGTTCGAGCGTATTCAGGGCATGCGCCGCGCGGTGTACGACAGCGAGGATTATCAGGAAGGAATGAACGCGTTTATGGAAAAACGTAAACCTAATTTTGTCGGTCATTAA
- a CDS encoding acetyl-CoA hydrolase/transferase family protein — protein MKRMSAEQAAEIIQHDDMVAFSGFTPAGSPKALPSAIAQRAGEQHQNGQAFQIRLLTGASIGAAADDALSAADAVSWRAPYQTSSGLREKINQGQVRFVDLHLSEVAQMVNYGFFGEIDVAVIEASAIAPDGRIWLSSGIGNAPTWLLRAKKVIIELNHYHNPRVAEFADIVIPGAPPRRNSVPIFHTMDRVGSQCVQIDPKKVVAVVDTELPDAGNAADKTNPVSQQIADNVVTFLLAEMAHKRIPAEFLPLQSGVGNINNAVMARLGENPDIPPFMMYSEVLQESVVHLLETGKITGASASSLTISAPSLQKIYDNMDFFASRIVLRPQEISNNPEIIRRLGVIALNVGLEFDIYGHANSTHVAGVNLMNGIGGSGDFERNAYLSIFMAPSIAKGGKISTIVPMCSHVDHSEHSVKVIVTEQGIADLRGLSPMQRAHTIIDNCAHPLYRDYLHRYLEQAPGGHIHHDLSHAFDLHRNLLETGSMLG, from the coding sequence ATGAAACGGATGAGCGCTGAACAGGCGGCAGAAATTATCCAGCACGATGATATGGTGGCGTTTAGCGGCTTTACCCCTGCGGGTTCACCCAAAGCGTTACCCAGCGCAATTGCCCAACGCGCCGGCGAACAGCACCAGAACGGGCAGGCTTTTCAGATCCGCCTGCTGACCGGGGCTTCAATTGGCGCCGCAGCTGATGATGCACTATCCGCGGCGGATGCCGTTTCCTGGCGTGCGCCTTATCAAACGTCATCGGGGCTGCGTGAGAAAATAAATCAGGGCCAGGTGAGGTTTGTCGATCTCCATTTGAGCGAGGTTGCGCAGATGGTTAATTACGGCTTTTTTGGCGAGATCGACGTTGCCGTGATTGAAGCCTCCGCCATTGCGCCAGATGGACGAATTTGGCTTTCCAGCGGTATTGGCAATGCGCCAACCTGGCTGCTGCGGGCGAAAAAGGTGATTATCGAGCTAAATCATTACCATAATCCGCGCGTGGCAGAGTTTGCCGACATCGTGATACCCGGCGCGCCGCCGCGGCGTAACAGTGTACCCATTTTTCATACCATGGATCGTGTAGGCAGTCAGTGCGTGCAGATAGACCCGAAGAAAGTCGTCGCGGTGGTGGATACCGAATTGCCCGATGCCGGAAATGCGGCGGATAAAACCAATCCGGTCAGCCAACAAATTGCCGATAACGTCGTCACTTTCCTGTTGGCAGAAATGGCGCACAAACGCATTCCAGCTGAGTTTCTGCCCTTACAAAGCGGCGTGGGTAATATCAACAACGCGGTAATGGCGCGACTAGGCGAAAATCCGGATATTCCCCCCTTTATGATGTATTCGGAGGTACTGCAAGAATCGGTGGTGCATCTGCTGGAAACGGGCAAGATAACCGGCGCCAGCGCCTCCAGCCTGACCATTTCAGCCCCGTCACTACAGAAGATTTACGACAACATGGACTTCTTCGCCAGCCGTATTGTGCTACGCCCGCAGGAGATCTCCAATAACCCGGAAATCATTCGGCGGCTGGGGGTTATTGCGCTTAACGTGGGTCTGGAATTTGATATCTACGGCCATGCCAATTCCACCCACGTTGCGGGCGTAAACCTGATGAACGGCATCGGCGGCAGCGGGGATTTCGAGCGCAACGCCTACCTGTCTATCTTTATGGCACCGTCGATTGCCAAAGGCGGGAAAATCTCAACCATCGTGCCGATGTGCAGCCATGTCGACCACAGCGAACATAGCGTTAAAGTGATCGTGACCGAACAAGGGATTGCCGATCTGCGTGGGCTATCTCCGATGCAGCGGGCGCACACGATTATCGATAACTGTGCGCATCCCCTTTACCGGGACTATCTGCACCGCTATCTGGAACAAGCGCCCGGCGGGCATATCCATCACGATCTCAGCCATGCATTCGATCTGCATCGCAACCTGCTCGAGACGGGATCGATGCTCGGTTAA
- the srsR gene encoding LysR family transcriptional regulator SrsR, which translates to MDIFISKKMRNFILLAQTNNIARAAEKIHMTASPFGKSIAALEDQIGYTLFTRKDNNISLNKAGQELYQKLFPVYQRLSAIDNEIHNASRRSREIVIGIDNTYPTIIFDQLISLGDKYHGVTAQAVEFSENGVIDNLFDRKLDFIISPQHVSPRVQELENLAISELPPLRLGFLVSRRYEEKQPQDLLRELPWLQMRFQNRANFEAMLDAYMRPCGINPTIIYRPYSFMAKISAVERGQFLTVIPHFAWRLVNPSTLKYFDAPGSPMYMQEFLYSLKNHRYTATMLQHIAEDRDGTSS; encoded by the coding sequence ATGGATATTTTTATCTCGAAAAAGATGCGTAATTTCATTCTGCTGGCGCAAACCAATAACATTGCCAGGGCGGCAGAAAAAATACATATGACCGCATCGCCTTTCGGTAAAAGCATTGCTGCACTGGAAGATCAAATCGGCTATACGCTGTTTACCCGTAAAGATAACAACATCAGCCTGAATAAAGCCGGACAGGAGCTGTATCAGAAGCTGTTTCCCGTTTATCAGCGCCTTTCTGCCATTGATAACGAAATCCATAATGCCTCTCGCCGCTCGCGGGAAATTGTCATCGGTATCGACAATACCTACCCAACGATTATTTTTGACCAGTTGATTAGCCTTGGTGATAAGTACCATGGCGTGACGGCCCAGGCCGTGGAGTTCAGTGAGAATGGGGTAATTGATAACCTGTTCGATCGCAAACTGGATTTTATTATTTCGCCGCAGCACGTTTCCCCCCGCGTCCAGGAGCTGGAAAATCTGGCGATCAGCGAACTGCCTCCACTGCGTTTGGGGTTTCTCGTTTCCCGGCGCTACGAAGAGAAACAGCCGCAGGATCTGTTGCGCGAGCTGCCCTGGCTGCAAATGCGCTTTCAGAATCGCGCTAACTTTGAGGCGATGCTGGATGCATACATGCGCCCCTGTGGGATCAACCCGACGATAATCTATCGTCCGTACAGCTTTATGGCCAAGATTAGCGCGGTTGAGCGCGGGCAGTTTTTGACGGTGATCCCTCATTTCGCCTGGCGGCTGGTGAATCCGTCGACGCTAAAGTATTTCGACGCGCCCGGCAGTCCCATGTATATGCAGGAGTTTCTCTATTCGCTGAAAAATCATCGCTATACCGCCACCATGCTCCAGCATATTGCTGAAGATCGTGACGGTACGTCAAGTTAA
- a CDS encoding oxidative stress defense protein — protein sequence MKFKIMALAALVGFSALSVQANELPNGPHIVTSGTASVDATPDIATLAIEVNVAAKDAASAKKQADERVAQYLSFLEQNQIAKKDISAANLRTQPDYDYQNGKSVLKGYRAVRTVEVTLRQLDKLNALLDGALKAGLNEIRSVSLGVAQPDTYKDKARKAAIDDAIHQAEQLAAGFNSKLGPVYSVRYHVSNYQPSPMVRMMKADAAPATSAQETYEQPVIQFDDQVDVVFQIEPTAGQPTATPAKTQ from the coding sequence GTGAAGTTCAAAATAATGGCCCTGGCGGCATTAGTCGGATTCAGCGCACTATCGGTACAGGCAAATGAATTACCAAATGGACCGCACATCGTGACTTCCGGAACGGCAAGCGTAGATGCGACACCAGACATCGCCACCCTGGCGATTGAAGTGAACGTTGCTGCAAAGGATGCGGCTTCAGCGAAGAAGCAGGCCGATGAGCGCGTGGCGCAATATCTGTCTTTCCTTGAACAGAACCAGATAGCGAAGAAAGACATTAGCGCTGCCAACCTGCGTACGCAGCCGGACTACGACTACCAGAACGGTAAAAGCGTCCTTAAAGGCTATCGTGCGGTGCGCACTGTTGAAGTAACGTTGCGTCAGTTAGACAAGCTCAACGCGCTGCTTGATGGCGCGCTGAAGGCCGGTCTGAATGAGATCCGTTCGGTATCGCTCGGCGTTGCCCAGCCGGATACCTACAAAGACAAAGCGCGTAAAGCGGCAATTGATGATGCTATTCATCAGGCTGAACAACTGGCCGCGGGCTTTAACAGCAAACTGGGGCCCGTTTACAGCGTGCGCTACCACGTTTCCAATTATCAACCGAGCCCGATGGTACGGATGATGAAAGCGGATGCAGCGCCTGCGACATCCGCTCAGGAAACCTACGAACAGCCGGTTATTCAGTTTGACGATCAGGTTGATGTCGTCTTCCAGATTGAGCCGACGGCGGGGCAGCCAACAGCGACGCCAGCCAAAACCCAGTAA
- the argO gene encoding arginine exporter ArgO: protein MLSYYFQGLVLGAAMILPLGPQNAFVMNQGIRRQYHIMIALLCAISDLVLICAGIFGGSALLMQSPWLMALVTWGGVAFLLWYGFGALKTAMSSNLELASAEVMKQGRWKIIATMLAVTWLNPHVYLDTFVVLGSLGGQLDVEPKRWFALGTVSASFLWFFGLALLAAWLAPRLRTAKAQRIINTLVGLVMWFIAFQLAKEGVAHVHALFN, encoded by the coding sequence GTGTTATCGTATTATTTTCAAGGGCTTGTACTGGGTGCGGCCATGATACTTCCGCTTGGCCCACAAAATGCTTTCGTGATGAATCAGGGGATCCGTCGCCAGTATCACATCATGATTGCTTTACTCTGCGCTATCAGCGATTTAGTGCTGATTTGCGCGGGGATCTTTGGCGGTAGCGCCTTGCTGATGCAGTCGCCGTGGCTAATGGCGCTGGTCACCTGGGGCGGGGTCGCTTTTTTACTTTGGTACGGTTTCGGCGCGTTAAAAACGGCGATGAGCAGTAATCTGGAACTGGCCAGCGCCGAGGTGATGAAGCAGGGCCGCTGGAAAATCATCGCCACTATGCTGGCGGTGACATGGCTCAACCCCCATGTTTACCTGGATACTTTTGTGGTGCTGGGGAGTCTGGGGGGGCAACTGGACGTTGAGCCTAAGCGTTGGTTTGCGCTGGGAACCGTCAGCGCTTCGTTCCTGTGGTTCTTCGGTCTGGCATTACTGGCGGCCTGGCTGGCGCCGCGTCTGCGTACTGCCAAAGCGCAGCGCATCATCAATACGCTGGTAGGATTAGTGATGTGGTTTATCGCTTTTCAACTGGCAAAAGAAGGTGTTGCGCACGTTCATGCACTGTTCAACTAA